A stretch of the Tardiphaga sp. 709 genome encodes the following:
- a CDS encoding glutamate synthase subunit beta produces MGKITGFLEIDRHDRKYAPVTERLKGYNEFVIPLSEKDTRDQAARCMNCGIPYCHGTGSVQPGTPGCPVNNQIPDWNDLVYTGNWEEASRNLHSTNNFPEFTGRICPAPCEASCTLNIDDNPVTIKTIECAIVDKAWDNGWLKPQVSAVKTSRKVAVIGAGPAGLACAQQLARAGHDVHVYEKFAKAGGLMRYGIPDFKMEKHIIDRRVAQMEGEGVTFHYGKAVGGTSPGAIDPAELLKEYEAIALTGGAEHGRDLPIPGREFDGIHFAMDFLPQQNRRVGNEPLGDVKEILAGGKHVVVIGGGDTGSDCIGTSLRQGALSVTQLEIMPAPPEQENKGLTWPNWPLKMRTSSSQAEGAKREFAVLTQSFEGVDGKVTKLNCVQVDDKFKPIPGSEFSLQADLVLLAMGFVHPVHEGMLKTLGVDLDQRGNVRAATTDFATSLPKVFSAGDMRRGQSLVVWAIREGRLCARAIDQALMGTTTLPR; encoded by the coding sequence ATGGGCAAGATCACGGGTTTTCTGGAAATCGATCGTCACGACCGCAAGTACGCGCCGGTTACCGAGCGCCTGAAGGGCTATAACGAGTTCGTCATTCCGCTCAGCGAGAAAGACACCCGCGATCAGGCCGCGCGCTGCATGAATTGCGGCATTCCCTATTGCCACGGCACCGGCTCGGTTCAGCCCGGCACGCCCGGCTGCCCGGTCAACAACCAGATCCCGGACTGGAACGACCTCGTCTATACCGGCAACTGGGAAGAAGCCTCGCGCAACCTGCACTCGACCAACAACTTCCCGGAATTCACCGGCCGCATCTGCCCGGCGCCGTGCGAAGCGTCCTGCACGCTGAACATCGATGACAACCCGGTCACCATCAAGACCATCGAATGCGCCATCGTCGACAAGGCATGGGACAATGGCTGGCTGAAGCCGCAGGTCTCCGCCGTGAAGACCAGCCGCAAGGTCGCCGTGATCGGTGCCGGCCCGGCCGGCCTGGCCTGCGCGCAGCAGCTCGCGCGCGCCGGACACGACGTCCATGTCTATGAGAAGTTCGCCAAGGCCGGCGGCTTGATGCGTTACGGCATTCCCGACTTCAAGATGGAAAAGCACATCATTGATCGCCGCGTCGCGCAGATGGAAGGCGAAGGTGTCACCTTCCATTACGGCAAGGCTGTTGGCGGTACGTCGCCCGGCGCCATCGACCCCGCCGAACTGCTCAAGGAATATGAAGCCATCGCGCTGACCGGCGGCGCCGAGCACGGCCGCGACCTGCCGATCCCCGGCCGCGAATTCGACGGCATCCATTTCGCGATGGACTTCCTGCCCCAGCAAAACCGCCGCGTCGGCAACGAGCCGCTCGGCGACGTCAAGGAGATCCTGGCCGGCGGCAAGCATGTCGTCGTTATTGGCGGCGGCGACACCGGCTCCGACTGCATCGGCACCAGCCTGCGTCAGGGCGCGCTGTCGGTCACCCAGCTTGAAATCATGCCGGCTCCGCCCGAGCAGGAGAACAAGGGCCTGACCTGGCCGAACTGGCCGCTGAAGATGCGGACCTCGTCGAGCCAGGCCGAAGGCGCCAAGCGCGAATTCGCCGTGCTGACCCAGAGTTTCGAAGGTGTGGACGGCAAGGTCACCAAGTTGAACTGCGTGCAGGTCGACGACAAGTTCAAGCCGATCCCCGGCTCGGAATTTTCGTTGCAGGCCGATCTCGTGCTGCTGGCCATGGGCTTCGTCCATCCCGTCCACGAAGGCATGCTGAAGACCCTCGGCGTCGATCTCGACCAGCGCGGCAATGTCCGCGCCGCAACGACGGACTTCGCGACCTCGCTGCCGAAGGTGTTCTCCGCCGGCGACATGCGCCGCGGCCAGTCACTGGTGGTCTGGGCGATCCGCGAAGGTCGTTTGTGCGCGCGTGCGATCGATCAGGCGCTGATGGGGACCACGACGCTGCCGAGGTAA
- a CDS encoding adenylate kinase, which yields MKRILIVGCPGAGKSTAARALSDITGLPVIHLDRHYWQPGWRMPDSDVWRTTVEALAAEPRWIMDGNYSGTLVLRLTRADTLIHLDYPTGLCLWRVLRRTTLGWGRVRADTGPGCPERFNAEFLRFVVNYRRDQRARDMARMADFAGEVHRFTGPTELAAFIARCRTFTAANAAGEFILGAACYEKIAAVEGVELTPAMKQRFRDATKTNASPDEYRNTIIDAHRKP from the coding sequence TTGAAGCGCATCTTGATTGTTGGCTGTCCAGGCGCGGGAAAGAGTACGGCGGCTCGTGCGCTGTCTGACATCACGGGCCTGCCGGTGATCCATCTCGACCGTCATTATTGGCAGCCTGGTTGGCGCATGCCGGATAGCGACGTCTGGCGCACGACAGTCGAGGCGTTGGCGGCTGAACCGCGCTGGATCATGGATGGCAACTACAGCGGCACACTCGTGTTGCGGCTGACGCGGGCGGACACGCTGATCCATCTGGATTATCCGACCGGGCTTTGCCTGTGGCGCGTTTTACGTCGGACGACGTTGGGATGGGGACGGGTGCGTGCGGATACGGGGCCGGGATGCCCGGAGCGTTTCAATGCAGAGTTTCTGCGTTTTGTCGTCAACTACAGACGTGACCAGCGGGCTCGTGACATGGCGCGGATGGCGGACTTTGCCGGCGAGGTGCATCGGTTTACAGGGCCGACAGAGTTGGCGGCGTTCATCGCGAGATGCCGGACTTTCACGGCAGCGAATGCGGCCGGTGAGTTTATTCTTGGGGCTGCTTGTTATGAGAAAATCGCTGCTGTCGAGGGCGTCGAACTGACGCCTGCGATGAAGCAGCGCTTCAGAGACGCAACGAAGACGAACGCTTCACCCGACGAGTACCGAAACACGATTATCGACGCTCATCGAAAGCCGTGA
- a CDS encoding DUF930 domain-containing protein translates to MKFLLIPLGLVALVTQAHASDARFMAALGKLDPKTRLEQVCDFEAMRRISKGGPRVERAKSDALVPPQHLGNTLIAKGGAYRAGGKWMQVAFTCKATPDHKTVLDFTYKTGTVIPPAKWQSLGLWK, encoded by the coding sequence ATGAAATTCCTGCTTATTCCGCTCGGCCTGGTGGCGCTTGTCACACAGGCGCATGCCAGCGATGCCCGCTTCATGGCTGCCCTCGGTAAGCTCGATCCAAAGACCCGGCTGGAACAGGTCTGCGATTTCGAAGCGATGCGCCGGATCAGCAAGGGCGGCCCGCGCGTCGAGCGCGCCAAATCCGACGCGCTGGTGCCGCCGCAGCATCTCGGCAACACGCTGATCGCCAAGGGCGGCGCCTATCGCGCGGGCGGCAAATGGATGCAGGTCGCCTTCACCTGCAAGGCGACGCCGGACCACAAGACGGTGCTGGATTTCACCTACAAGACGGGAACGGTCATTCCGCCCGCCAAATGGCAGTCTTTGGGGCTCTGGAAGTAA
- a CDS encoding GDSL-type esterase/lipase family protein, whose translation MSQKPNLPRWRIDHWRAEKGTLMVLAVALGLLIGIVAPASAQFFGFGGPQQPPPRPQRNVPQGGGGGFGWFGGGNDSPFFAPFQQQQAPKRAAPREDYSRAPSPEKRDAPAERNVLVLGDSMADWLAYGLEDAYAEQPDMGVIRKHKTVSGLLRYQPKGDPADWAAAAKGILATEKPDAIVVMLGLNDRVAIREPDKAAEKKGAKKDEKKDSAAEVKPGDKPAEPEADDADIPDPGAIVAERGARTGGMVDFRDERWGELYSKKIEEMINVVKAKGVPVLWVGLPAVRGTKATADMLYLDNLYRDAATKAGITYVDIWDGFVDEAGRFLQQGPDFEGQIRRLRSADGVYFSKAGARKMAHYVEREITRLLSGRSAPIALPSEPATPDLNAVPGAPAPRPLAGPIVPLVASSVGTDQLLGGPGVKPVSVDALVARVLVKGEPLAAPAGRADDFAWPRREIGREQAKGDVPVAAATPATSGTSGTAAATGPDGIVPVMAPPAAPKKKPKPVIATEAPSSFGSFFGFDEPRRAPVQQAPQRPRPAQAPGPRPPANVGPAASAPSGFFTR comes from the coding sequence ATGTCACAGAAGCCCAACTTGCCGAGATGGCGGATCGATCACTGGCGTGCCGAAAAGGGCACGCTGATGGTGCTCGCCGTGGCCTTGGGCCTGCTGATCGGCATCGTGGCTCCCGCATCGGCGCAGTTCTTCGGTTTCGGCGGTCCGCAGCAACCTCCTCCGCGTCCGCAGCGCAATGTGCCGCAAGGCGGCGGTGGCGGCTTCGGCTGGTTCGGCGGTGGCAATGACAGCCCGTTCTTCGCGCCGTTCCAGCAACAGCAGGCGCCGAAGCGAGCCGCTCCGCGCGAGGACTATTCGCGCGCACCGTCGCCGGAAAAGCGCGATGCCCCGGCCGAACGCAACGTGCTGGTGCTCGGCGACAGTATGGCCGACTGGCTCGCTTATGGTCTCGAGGACGCCTATGCCGAACAGCCCGACATGGGCGTGATCCGCAAGCACAAGACCGTCTCCGGCCTGCTGCGCTATCAGCCGAAGGGCGATCCCGCGGATTGGGCCGCGGCGGCAAAGGGCATTCTCGCCACCGAGAAGCCCGATGCCATTGTCGTCATGCTCGGTCTCAATGACCGTGTCGCGATCCGCGAGCCTGACAAGGCGGCCGAGAAGAAGGGCGCCAAGAAGGACGAGAAGAAGGACAGCGCGGCCGAGGTGAAGCCCGGCGACAAGCCGGCGGAGCCGGAAGCTGACGATGCCGACATCCCCGATCCCGGCGCGATCGTCGCCGAGCGCGGCGCGCGCACCGGCGGCATGGTCGATTTCCGCGACGAGCGCTGGGGCGAGCTTTACTCGAAGAAGATCGAGGAGATGATCAATGTCGTGAAGGCGAAGGGCGTGCCCGTGCTGTGGGTCGGCCTGCCCGCAGTGCGCGGCACCAAGGCGACCGCCGACATGCTCTATCTCGACAATCTCTATCGCGATGCTGCGACCAAGGCCGGCATCACCTATGTCGATATCTGGGACGGCTTCGTCGACGAGGCCGGCCGCTTCCTGCAGCAGGGCCCGGATTTCGAAGGCCAGATCCGCCGGCTGCGCTCGGCCGACGGCGTTTATTTCTCCAAGGCCGGCGCCCGCAAGATGGCGCATTACGTCGAGCGCGAGATCACCCGCCTGCTCTCCGGCCGCTCCGCGCCGATCGCGCTGCCGAGCGAGCCTGCGACGCCGGACCTCAATGCCGTGCCCGGCGCGCCGGCGCCGCGTCCGCTTGCCGGCCCCATCGTGCCATTGGTCGCCTCCTCCGTCGGCACCGATCAACTGCTCGGCGGCCCCGGCGTGAAGCCGGTGAGCGTCGATGCATTGGTGGCGCGCGTGCTGGTGAAGGGCGAGCCGCTCGCTGCGCCCGCCGGCCGCGCCGACGACTTCGCCTGGCCGCGCCGCGAGATCGGCCGCGAACAAGCCAAGGGCGACGTTCCCGTGGCTGCGGCCACACCTGCTACCTCAGGCACGAGCGGCACCGCTGCGGCGACAGGGCCGGATGGAATCGTTCCGGTGATGGCGCCGCCGGCCGCGCCGAAGAAAAAGCCGAAGCCCGTCATCGCCACCGAAGCGCCGTCATCCTTCGGTAGCTTCTTCGGGTTCGACGAGCCGCGCCGCGCGCCCGTCCAGCAGGCGCCCCAGCGCCCCCGCCCTGCCCAGGCACCCGGCCCGCGTCCGCCGGCCAATGTCGGCCCCGCCGCCTCCGCCCCCTCCGGTTTCTTCACGCGCTAG
- a CDS encoding CsbD family protein produces the protein MDKDRIAGAAKDAAGKVEGVIGRATGDERTEASGRAREATGTVQNLYGQAKDAVRDASDAATSYAKDALDSDVYRDGTQAITDKVRDNPLGSLLIAGGIGFALAMLMTRPPRRRPNRFGY, from the coding sequence ATGGACAAGGACCGTATTGCGGGCGCAGCCAAGGATGCAGCCGGCAAGGTTGAAGGTGTGATCGGCCGAGCCACGGGCGATGAACGGACAGAAGCCTCGGGCCGGGCGCGCGAAGCGACGGGCACCGTGCAGAACCTCTACGGCCAGGCCAAGGATGCCGTGCGCGACGCATCGGACGCGGCCACCAGCTATGCCAAGGATGCGCTCGACAGCGACGTCTATCGCGACGGAACGCAGGCGATCACCGACAAGGTCCGCGACAATCCGCTCGGCTCGCTACTGATCGCAGGCGGTATCGGCTTTGCGCTGGCGATGCTGATGACGCGTCCACCGCGCCGTCGTCCGAACCGTTTCGGCTACTGA
- a CDS encoding SDR family oxidoreductase, producing MNELDFSGQQVLIVGGSSGIGNGMAQAFRARGARVHVCGTRAKANDYSIDDGSDLDGLGYSQLDVSSASAIEAFDPKLDRVDVLILAQGAVMYRRGEFEMDGFRKVMEVNLMSLMGCATKLHAQLKASQGRLIIVSSTAAYHATKGNPSYNASKTGAVGLTRTLAQAWSEDGIRVNGIAPGLVDTKMTKVTTANPKRLEGAIARIPLQRLGTPADMAGAALFLASPLSSYVYGHTLVVDGGLIL from the coding sequence ATGAACGAACTCGATTTCAGCGGCCAGCAGGTGCTCATCGTCGGAGGATCCAGCGGAATCGGCAACGGCATGGCGCAGGCATTTCGCGCGCGCGGTGCGCGCGTGCATGTGTGCGGGACGCGCGCCAAGGCCAACGACTATTCCATCGATGACGGCTCCGATCTCGACGGACTCGGCTACAGCCAGCTCGATGTGAGCAGCGCGTCGGCCATCGAGGCGTTCGATCCGAAGCTCGATCGGGTCGATGTGCTGATCCTCGCGCAGGGTGCGGTGATGTATCGCCGCGGCGAATTCGAGATGGATGGCTTCCGCAAGGTGATGGAAGTCAACCTGATGAGCCTGATGGGCTGCGCGACGAAGCTTCATGCACAGCTCAAGGCAAGCCAAGGGCGATTGATTATCGTCAGCTCTACCGCGGCCTATCATGCGACCAAAGGCAACCCGTCCTACAACGCGTCGAAGACCGGTGCGGTCGGTCTCACGCGCACATTGGCGCAGGCGTGGTCGGAAGACGGCATTCGCGTCAATGGTATTGCGCCGGGGCTCGTTGACACCAAGATGACAAAGGTCACGACAGCGAATCCGAAGCGGCTGGAAGGTGCGATTGCCAGGATCCCGCTGCAGCGTCTCGGCACGCCCGCCGATATGGCCGGCGCCGCATTGTTCCTCGCGTCGCCGCTGTCATCCTATGTTTACGGTCATACGCTGGTTGTCGATGGCGGTTTGATCCTTTAA
- a CDS encoding SDR family NAD(P)-dependent oxidoreductase: protein MSDFKQLSRSVRGLTVLVTGAASGMGRATARVFGDEGANVAVTDISADGIAAVVDAITSGGGSAHAWTLDVADPDRIRTVVSDVAAHFGSLDIIVNNAGISVSTAIDQDGYDAAWDRAIAVMLTSHQRIIRAALPHLRKSPSPRIVNIASTEALGATALHSPYSAAKAGVTGLTRSLAVELGRDGITVNCICPGPITTGITERISDEHKVIFAKRRTVLRRYGDPEEVAHMTLSLCLPAASYITGAVIPVDGGLMARNA, encoded by the coding sequence GTGTCGGATTTCAAACAGCTCAGCCGCTCGGTGCGCGGCCTCACAGTCCTCGTCACCGGCGCCGCAAGCGGCATGGGCCGCGCGACCGCACGCGTGTTCGGCGACGAAGGCGCCAATGTCGCCGTCACGGATATTTCGGCAGACGGCATTGCTGCCGTCGTTGACGCGATCACATCTGGCGGCGGAAGCGCTCACGCCTGGACGCTCGATGTCGCCGATCCCGATCGTATCCGCACGGTGGTCAGCGACGTCGCCGCACATTTCGGCAGTCTCGATATCATCGTCAACAATGCCGGCATCTCGGTTTCCACCGCGATTGATCAGGACGGCTATGACGCCGCGTGGGATCGCGCCATCGCCGTGATGCTGACCTCGCACCAGCGCATCATCCGCGCCGCGCTGCCGCACCTGCGCAAATCACCCTCGCCGCGGATCGTCAACATCGCGTCCACCGAAGCGCTCGGCGCCACCGCACTGCACAGTCCCTATTCCGCAGCGAAAGCCGGCGTCACCGGCCTCACGCGCTCGCTCGCGGTGGAGCTTGGCCGCGACGGCATTACGGTGAATTGCATCTGTCCCGGGCCGATCACGACCGGGATCACCGAGCGTATCAGCGACGAACACAAAGTGATCTTCGCCAAACGCCGCACCGTGCTGCGCCGCTACGGCGATCCGGAAGAAGTCGCGCATATGACGCTAAGCCTGTGCCTGCCGGCCGCGTCCTATATCACAGGCGCGGTGATCCCGGTCGACGGCGGCCTGATGGCACGCAATGCCTGA
- a CDS encoding TauD/TfdA family dioxygenase translates to MPVTIRKLHSLFVGEVTGVDLTKPVSPDDAVAIERGMDDYAVLIFPKQDITDEQQLAFAQNFGERENRKGGSVTKKEDYRLTSGLADVSNLGKDGKPLPKDSRAHLFNLGNCLWHSDSSFRPIPAKFSLLSARVVNPKGGNTEFADMRAAYDALDSGTKAEIEDMICEHSLMTSRGALGFLDYTDEEKEMFKPVLQRLVRTHPVHGRKSLYLSSHAGAIQGMSVPEARVLLRDLNEHATQPQFVYVHKWTLHDLVMWDNRQTMHRVRRYDQSQPRDMRRATVAGNAPTVAQQAAE, encoded by the coding sequence ATGCCCGTGACGATCCGCAAACTGCATTCCTTGTTCGTCGGCGAAGTGACCGGCGTCGATCTGACCAAGCCGGTCAGCCCCGATGACGCCGTTGCCATCGAGCGCGGCATGGATGACTACGCCGTCCTGATATTCCCGAAGCAGGATATCACCGACGAACAGCAACTCGCTTTCGCACAGAATTTCGGCGAGCGCGAAAATCGAAAAGGCGGTTCCGTCACCAAGAAGGAAGATTACCGGCTGACATCGGGGCTTGCAGATGTGTCCAATCTCGGCAAGGACGGCAAGCCGCTACCGAAAGACAGCCGCGCTCATCTCTTCAATCTGGGCAACTGCCTGTGGCATTCGGACAGTTCCTTCCGGCCTATCCCCGCGAAGTTCTCATTGCTGTCGGCGCGCGTGGTCAATCCGAAAGGCGGCAATACCGAATTTGCCGACATGCGCGCCGCCTATGATGCGCTCGACAGCGGCACCAAGGCCGAGATCGAAGACATGATCTGCGAACATTCGCTGATGACATCGCGCGGTGCGCTCGGTTTTCTCGACTACACTGACGAAGAGAAAGAGATGTTCAAGCCGGTGCTGCAGCGGCTGGTGCGCACGCATCCGGTGCACGGCCGCAAGTCGCTGTATCTGTCGTCGCATGCCGGTGCGATCCAGGGCATGTCGGTGCCCGAAGCCCGCGTGCTGCTGCGCGATCTCAACGAGCACGCCACGCAGCCGCAATTCGTCTATGTCCACAAATGGACACTGCATGATCTCGTGATGTGGGACAATCGCCAGACCATGCATCGTGTCCGCCGCTATGACCAGTCGCAGCCGCGCGACATGCGCCGCGCGACCGTCGCCGGCAATGCACCGACCGTGGCGCAGCAGGCCGCGGAATAG
- a CDS encoding tripartite tricarboxylate transporter substrate binding protein, which yields MLNRRALLAGLSASLLPFQAKAAWPERSITLLHGFAPGGGTDATSRVLAEGLSKILGQTVVVETKPGAGTTLAGAQLARAAPDGYTISLITATYGASSAFYKSLPYKPVDDLKGICQVSEAPYMFSCNADAPFKNLAELIAAAKKQPDKPLTYGTPGVGSGPHLIVEQIGQLAGVKFQHIPFRGGAQAVVEVLAGRIDFMVDPPISMVEQIKAGKFRALAVTTAERFPSFPDIPTVAEAGFAGYAAPGWYSLVGPIGLPDDVVAKLNAATVTLLKDESVKERLLSLGSQAKASEPKEVTDLLASDVKRWSEVLEKAKIERI from the coding sequence ATGTTGAACAGGCGCGCGCTGCTGGCCGGATTGTCGGCAAGCCTTCTTCCATTTCAGGCCAAGGCGGCGTGGCCGGAACGGTCTATCACCCTGCTGCACGGTTTCGCGCCGGGCGGTGGCACCGATGCAACCTCGCGTGTGCTCGCCGAAGGTCTGTCGAAAATCCTCGGCCAGACGGTGGTGGTCGAAACCAAGCCGGGCGCCGGCACGACGCTCGCCGGGGCGCAGCTCGCCCGCGCGGCGCCTGACGGCTACACGATCTCGCTGATCACCGCGACCTATGGCGCGTCGTCGGCCTTCTACAAGAGCCTGCCTTACAAGCCGGTCGATGACCTCAAAGGCATATGCCAGGTCTCCGAAGCGCCCTACATGTTCTCGTGTAATGCGGACGCGCCATTCAAGAATCTCGCCGAGTTGATCGCGGCTGCCAAGAAACAGCCGGACAAGCCGCTCACTTACGGCACGCCCGGCGTCGGCTCCGGACCGCATTTGATCGTCGAGCAGATCGGGCAGTTGGCCGGCGTGAAGTTTCAGCACATTCCGTTCCGCGGCGGCGCTCAGGCCGTTGTCGAAGTCCTCGCGGGTCGCATCGACTTCATGGTCGATCCGCCGATCTCGATGGTCGAGCAGATCAAGGCCGGCAAGTTCCGCGCACTGGCCGTCACCACGGCTGAACGCTTCCCGTCTTTTCCCGATATTCCGACCGTGGCCGAAGCAGGTTTTGCGGGCTATGCCGCGCCGGGCTGGTACAGCCTCGTCGGACCGATCGGCCTTCCCGATGACGTCGTGGCGAAGCTGAACGCCGCAACGGTTACGCTGCTCAAGGATGAGAGCGTGAAGGAACGCCTGCTGTCGCTGGGCAGCCAGGCGAAGGCCTCGGAGCCAAAGGAAGTCACCGACCTCCTGGCGTCCGACGTGAAGCGCTGGAGCGAAGTGCTGGAGAAGGCGAAGATCGAGCGGATCTAG
- a CDS encoding lytic murein transglycosylase: MKSATKMARSLTCGVAALGAVLLTAALPVAAQAQSKSGPFSLFDNIFSGSSQSQDPPPQAALPGAPSVQPWSGEDGASGHPLMTAQAIREAAGNFDNCIAGLWPDAARRGISQDSYQRFTAGLTPDLRIMDLMDSQPEFTKAIWDYLDILVNDNRMAKGREVLAQYKTIFDAAEKAYGVDRYIIASIWGIESNYSTMIGDRSVLRSTATLACVGRRQAYFKDEFLVALEILHRGDLRPEQMRGSWAGAFGPTQFMPTAFKRFAVDGDGDGRRDVVDNPTDLIFSTANNLKKDGWQSGQTWGYEVVVPQGFNYMLADKAKAMTLPQWEQLGLKRANNQPFPRMTEKAYLLAPAGSQGPGFLMMTNFRVIMKYNPAEAYAMAIGHFADRLRGGPPFVQPWPRQERVLSRAERLELQQLLAQRGFYKGTPDGQFGGQTREALRNYQASIGAPADGFASSEMLDRLRVR, encoded by the coding sequence ATGAAATCTGCGACGAAGATGGCGCGTAGCCTGACATGCGGTGTAGCTGCGCTCGGCGCAGTTTTGCTTACGGCAGCCCTGCCCGTGGCGGCGCAGGCGCAGAGCAAGAGCGGCCCTTTCAGCCTGTTCGACAATATCTTTAGCGGATCGTCGCAGAGCCAGGACCCGCCGCCGCAGGCAGCCTTGCCCGGTGCGCCCAGTGTGCAGCCATGGAGTGGTGAGGACGGCGCATCCGGCCATCCGCTGATGACCGCACAGGCGATCCGCGAGGCCGCGGGTAATTTCGACAACTGCATTGCCGGGCTGTGGCCTGATGCCGCACGCCGCGGCATCTCGCAGGACAGCTATCAGCGCTTCACGGCCGGGCTGACGCCGGATCTGCGAATCATGGACCTGATGGATTCGCAGCCGGAATTCACCAAGGCGATCTGGGACTATCTCGACATCCTGGTGAACGACAATCGCATGGCCAAGGGCCGTGAGGTGCTGGCGCAGTACAAGACGATCTTTGACGCGGCCGAGAAGGCCTATGGTGTCGATCGCTACATTATCGCGTCGATCTGGGGCATCGAGTCGAACTACTCGACGATGATCGGCGATCGCAGCGTTCTGCGCTCGACGGCGACGCTGGCCTGCGTCGGCCGCCGTCAGGCCTATTTCAAGGACGAGTTTCTGGTCGCACTGGAAATCCTGCATCGCGGCGATCTGAGGCCTGAACAGATGCGCGGCTCCTGGGCTGGCGCATTCGGGCCGACCCAGTTCATGCCGACCGCGTTCAAGCGTTTTGCGGTGGATGGTGACGGCGACGGTCGCCGCGACGTGGTCGACAATCCGACCGATCTGATCTTCTCGACGGCCAATAACCTGAAGAAGGATGGCTGGCAGAGCGGCCAGACCTGGGGCTACGAGGTCGTGGTACCGCAGGGCTTCAACTACATGCTGGCCGACAAGGCCAAGGCGATGACCCTGCCGCAATGGGAGCAGCTCGGCCTCAAGCGCGCCAACAACCAGCCGTTTCCGCGCATGACGGAAAAGGCCTATCTGCTCGCGCCCGCCGGTTCGCAGGGGCCGGGCTTCCTCATGATGACGAATTTTCGCGTCATCATGAAATACAATCCGGCTGAGGCCTATGCGATGGCCATCGGCCATTTCGCCGACCGGTTGCGCGGCGGTCCGCCCTTCGTGCAGCCATGGCCGCGTCAGGAGCGCGTGCTGTCCCGCGCCGAGCGGCTGGAGCTACAGCAGCTGCTGGCGCAGCGCGGCTTCTACAAGGGCACGCCGGACGGCCAGTTCGGCGGCCAGACCCGTGAGGCTCTGCGCAACTACCAGGCCTCCATCGGCGCGCCCGCCGACGGGTTTGCGTCATCGGAGATGCTGGATCGGCTCCGGGTGAGATAA
- a CDS encoding UTP--glucose-1-phosphate uridylyltransferase gives MKIRKAVFPVAGLGTRVLPATKAMPKEMLTIVDRPLIQYVVDEAREAGIEHFIFVTGRNKGIIEDHFDRMFELDETLKSRNKSAEIEQLALSQPAAGAMSFTRQQAPLGLGHAVWCARDIVGNEPFAVVLPDELVLNSPGCLKQMVDIAGALGEKSNLVAVEEVPMDMTHQYGICGVGERHPTHETAFSIEGMVEKPPKGTAPSNLSITGRYILQPEIFKILETQERGAGGEIQLTDAMIGLAKSQSFYGVEFEGERHDCGSKSGFLRANIAFGLQRPDLREGLRAEMLRYLGE, from the coding sequence ATGAAAATTCGCAAAGCCGTTTTCCCGGTCGCCGGCCTCGGCACCCGCGTCCTTCCCGCCACCAAGGCGATGCCGAAGGAAATGCTGACCATCGTCGATCGGCCGTTGATCCAATATGTGGTCGACGAAGCCCGCGAGGCCGGCATCGAACATTTCATCTTCGTTACCGGCCGCAACAAGGGCATCATCGAAGATCACTTCGACCGCATGTTCGAGCTCGACGAGACACTCAAGAGCCGCAACAAGTCTGCCGAGATCGAACAGCTGGCGCTGTCCCAGCCTGCTGCCGGCGCCATGAGCTTCACGCGCCAGCAGGCCCCACTGGGGCTTGGCCATGCTGTCTGGTGTGCCCGCGATATCGTTGGCAATGAGCCCTTCGCCGTGGTGCTGCCGGATGAGCTGGTGCTGAATTCCCCGGGCTGCCTGAAGCAGATGGTCGATATCGCGGGAGCACTTGGCGAAAAATCCAACCTTGTTGCCGTCGAGGAAGTCCCGATGGACATGACGCATCAATACGGCATCTGCGGTGTCGGCGAGCGCCACCCGACCCACGAGACCGCTTTCAGCATCGAGGGCATGGTCGAGAAACCCCCGAAGGGCACCGCGCCGTCCAACCTGTCGATTACCGGCCGCTACATCCTGCAGCCGGAGATATTCAAAATTTTGGAGACCCAGGAGCGCGGCGCGGGTGGCGAAATCCAGCTCACCGATGCGATGATCGGCCTCGCCAAGAGCCAGTCGTTCTACGGCGTGGAATTCGAAGGCGAGCGGCACGATTGCGGTTCGAAGTCGGGCTTCCTGCGCGCTAACATCGCCTTCGGCCTGCAACGCCCTGATCTGCGCGAAGGTCTGCGCGCCGAAATGCTGCGTTATCTCGGAGAGTAA